Proteins encoded in a region of the Campylobacter magnus genome:
- the surE gene encoding 5'/3'-nucleotidase SurE yields the protein MKNILLTNDDGYDAKGIRELHKALKERFKDANIWLIAPHLQKSACSHSITLHHPLRLKKHEKDIYSLHDGTPSDCVYVGLSKLFDGKIDLVISGVNHGANLGEDISYSGTCAGAMEAVLRGVPALASSLYYENDSIEKYSYDLACKITCDIAARILEFPPKLGEREFLNLNIPACSKTDFKGLKVAKTGKRNYDTKLDIRIDPRGGEYIWLGEPDVVATLENDDCDITLITKNFATLSPIKVDMCAHASLDELGLWARGINE from the coding sequence CCTACTTACAAACGACGATGGCTACGACGCAAAGGGCATTAGAGAATTACACAAAGCACTAAAAGAGCGTTTTAAAGACGCAAATATCTGGCTAATAGCACCGCATTTACAAAAATCAGCTTGTTCGCACTCTATTACCTTACACCACCCTTTAAGACTAAAAAAACATGAAAAAGATATTTATAGCCTACATGACGGCACGCCTAGTGATTGCGTGTATGTAGGGCTTTCAAAGCTTTTTGATGGTAAAATTGATCTGGTAATTAGCGGTGTAAATCACGGCGCAAACTTAGGTGAAGATATCAGCTACTCAGGGACTTGCGCTGGGGCTATGGAGGCAGTATTGCGTGGAGTGCCAGCCCTTGCTAGTTCGCTGTATTACGAAAATGACAGCATAGAAAAATACAGCTACGACCTAGCCTGTAAAATCACCTGTGATATAGCAGCAAGAATTCTAGAATTCCCTCCAAAGCTAGGAGAAAGAGAGTTTTTAAACCTAAATATCCCAGCTTGTTCTAAGACTGATTTTAAGGGGCTAAAAGTAGCCAAAACCGGCAAGCGAAACTATGATACCAAGCTTGATATACGCATTGACCCAAGAGGTGGCGAGTATATCTGGCTAGGTGAGCCTGATGTGGTAGCCACGCTAGAAAACGATGATTGCGACATCACTTTAATTACCAAAAACTTTGCCACGCTAAGTCCAATAAAGGTCGATATGTGCGCTCATGCTAGCCTTGATGAGCTAGGGCTTTGGGCAAGGGGGATAAATGAGTAA
- a CDS encoding bifunctional 2-C-methyl-D-erythritol 4-phosphate cytidylyltransferase/2-C-methyl-D-erythritol 2,4-cyclodiphosphate synthase yields the protein MKDITLIILGAGDSTRFGLAQKKQWLRSGDDPFWLVLARRLASYADFEKIIIVGSEAEIKHMKYFAPEFCYAKGGATRQESLKNALALVDTPFVISTDAARLGVSSELVNRLIKSKEKADCIVPVLKCADSIIFNGSHANRDELGLIGTPQLSQTKLLKSALEKGEFYNDDSAAIAAVGGKIAFMEGDENAFKLTYQKDLLKLKNLGFAPPTSRVFSGHGFDVHRFKEGDFVTLCGVKIAHDKGVLAHSDGDAPLHALCDALFGAAALGDIGEFFPDNDPKFKGADSTQLLRECARVVKSYGFEIINADITILCEKPKITPHKEAMRKNVADALALAQNFVNIKATTMEKMGFIGTGEGFGAIATASIRYFDWSKGEPKLY from the coding sequence ATGAAAGATATAACGCTAATTATTTTAGGGGCTGGGGATAGCACTCGCTTTGGCTTAGCGCAAAAAAAGCAGTGGCTTAGAAGTGGCGATGATCCATTTTGGCTAGTTTTGGCTAGGCGTCTTGCTAGCTACGCTGATTTTGAAAAAATCATCATTGTAGGCAGCGAGGCTGAGATAAAGCACATGAAGTATTTTGCCCCAGAGTTTTGCTACGCAAAAGGAGGAGCTACAAGGCAAGAGAGCTTAAAAAATGCTCTAGCTCTTGTAGATACGCCTTTTGTGATAAGCACGGACGCTGCTAGGCTGGGGGTTAGCAGTGAGCTTGTAAATAGACTAATAAAGAGCAAAGAAAAGGCTGATTGTATAGTCCCTGTATTAAAGTGCGCTGATAGCATAATATTTAATGGCTCTCATGCAAATAGAGACGAACTAGGGCTTATTGGCACACCGCAACTCTCACAAACCAAGCTTTTAAAATCTGCGCTAGAAAAAGGCGAGTTTTATAACGATGATAGCGCAGCAATAGCTGCTGTGGGCGGCAAAATCGCCTTTATGGAGGGCGATGAAAACGCCTTTAAACTAACTTATCAAAAAGACCTTTTAAAGCTTAAAAATCTTGGTTTTGCCCCTCCTACTAGCAGGGTTTTTAGCGGGCATGGTTTTGATGTTCACCGCTTTAAAGAAGGCGATTTTGTTACGCTTTGTGGCGTTAAAATCGCTCACGATAAAGGCGTTTTAGCCCACAGTGATGGGGACGCACCACTACATGCTTTGTGCGATGCGCTTTTTGGCGCAGCAGCCCTTGGCGATATAGGCGAGTTTTTTCCTGATAATGATCCAAAGTTTAAAGGGGCTGATTCTACGCAGCTTTTGCGTGAGTGCGCAAGGGTGGTAAAAAGCTATGGATTTGAGATAATAAATGCTGATATAACCATACTTTGCGAAAAGCCAAAAATCACTCCACACAAAGAAGCAATGCGAAAAAATGTCGCAGACGCCCTAGCACTAGCGCAAAATTTTGTAAATATCAAGGCCACAACAATGGAGAAAATGGGCTTTATCGGCACTGGCGAGGGCTTTGGTGCAATCGCTACTGCTAGCATTAGATATTTTGATTGGAGTAAAGGCGAGCCAAAATTATACTAG
- a CDS encoding Bax inhibitor-1/YccA family protein has protein sequence MSLYNRNMPQNNYESSAFGGAFEQSAQREATSARATFVKQTYQLLAASLLAATAGAYIGTNSASLLSGGAYWIAVIAEFACLFGLMYARKNAKLALILLFAFTFISGLVLGPTLARYIGAGMGNVITQAFLMTTVAFGGLSVFAMNTKRDFSAMGKFLFIALIVIVVASLINIFVGSSMLSLAVSGAGALIFSGYILYDTQNIIRGAYDSPVLAAVSLYLDILNLFISLLHILGALNNNK, from the coding sequence ATGAGTCTATACAATAGAAATATGCCTCAAAATAACTATGAGAGCAGCGCATTTGGTGGTGCTTTTGAACAAAGCGCACAAAGAGAGGCAACAAGCGCAAGAGCTACATTTGTAAAACAAACTTACCAACTACTAGCTGCTAGCTTGCTAGCTGCCACAGCTGGTGCGTATATCGGCACAAATAGCGCATCTTTGCTAAGCGGTGGGGCTTATTGGATAGCAGTTATTGCTGAGTTTGCTTGTCTTTTTGGGCTTATGTATGCTAGAAAAAACGCAAAATTAGCTTTAATCTTACTTTTTGCTTTTACCTTCATTAGCGGACTTGTTCTTGGCCCTACGCTTGCTCGCTATATCGGTGCAGGTATGGGAAATGTTATCACACAAGCCTTTTTGATGACAACAGTGGCTTTTGGCGGACTTAGTGTATTTGCTATGAATACCAAGCGTGATTTTAGCGCAATGGGCAAGTTTTTATTTATCGCTTTAATCGTAATTGTAGTAGCATCACTAATTAATATTTTCGTAGGCAGTTCTATGCTTAGCCTTGCTGTTTCTGGTGCAGGTGCTTTGATTTTTAGCGGTTATATCCTATATGATACTCAAAACATCATTCGTGGCGCATATGATAGCCCTGTGCTAGCAGCAGTTTCGCTATATCTTGATATACTAAATCTATTTATATCGCTACTTCACATTCTAGGCGCACTAAATAACAATAAATAA
- the secG gene encoding preprotein translocase subunit SecG produces MSTLFLVLQFVFAIVLTIAILLQKSSSIGLGAYSGSNESLFGAKGPAGFLAKFTFLVGALFILNTIALGYTYNESLRGSLTQSKEFKSLVPDAAPAAPISDAPAAPVMDTNQTQAVDENQTSIAPSADTNTTDTNATK; encoded by the coding sequence GTGAGTACTTTATTTTTGGTTTTACAATTTGTTTTTGCTATCGTGCTAACTATTGCGATTTTACTACAAAAGTCAAGTTCTATCGGTCTTGGTGCGTATTCTGGTAGCAATGAAAGCCTTTTTGGCGCAAAAGGACCAGCTGGCTTTTTAGCTAAGTTTACCTTTTTAGTAGGTGCGCTCTTTATCTTAAATACTATCGCACTTGGCTATACATACAATGAAAGCTTGCGCGGGTCTCTTACGCAAAGCAAAGAGTTTAAATCTCTAGTACCTGATGCTGCACCGGCTGCGCCTATTAGCGATGCGCCAGCTGCGCCTGTGATGGATACAAACCAAACACAAGCAGTGGATGAAAATCAAACATCTATAGCCCCAAGTGCTGATACAAACACCACTGATACAAATGCCACAAAATAA
- the frr gene encoding ribosome recycling factor, whose product MIAQILKNQEEHGNKSLEALKRDFGTLRSGKVNIAILDHITVDYYGTPTPLNQVATVLATDASTIAITPWEKKMLKDITSALAAANLGVNPTNDGECVKLFFPPMTKEDREKSAKEAKAMGEKAKVSVRNVRKEANDEIKKIEKDKSMGEDEIKRGYDDVQKLTDKFIEKIDELVAHKESELMKI is encoded by the coding sequence ATGATAGCACAAATACTAAAAAACCAAGAAGAACACGGCAACAAAAGCTTAGAGGCTCTAAAGCGTGATTTTGGCACGCTGCGTTCTGGTAAGGTAAATATTGCGATTTTAGATCATATCACAGTAGACTACTACGGCACGCCAACCCCGCTAAATCAAGTAGCTACCGTGCTTGCAACAGATGCTAGCACCATAGCTATCACTCCGTGGGAGAAAAAAATGCTAAAAGATATAACTAGCGCGCTAGCAGCGGCAAATCTTGGCGTAAATCCTACAAATGATGGCGAGTGTGTGAAACTCTTTTTCCCACCGATGACAAAAGAAGATAGAGAAAAAAGCGCAAAAGAAGCCAAAGCAATGGGCGAAAAAGCCAAGGTCTCAGTTCGTAATGTTCGCAAAGAAGCAAATGATGAGATCAAAAAAATAGAAAAAGATAAAAGCATGGGCGAAGATGAGATCAAGCGTGGCTATGACGATGTCCAAAAGCTAACTGATAAGTTCATAGAAAAAATAGATGAGCTTGTAGCACATAAAGAAAGCGAGCTTATGAAAATATGA
- the pyrE gene encoding orotate phosphoribosyltransferase yields the protein MNLESVYKEAGAYLEGHFLLSSGNHSQFYLQSAKVLENPALAGKLANELFSVIKNAGISFESVCSPALGGILAGYELARAGNKRFIFTERVDGQMTLRRGFEVKKGEKFIICEDVITTGGSAVESAKIIESLGGEVVGYAALASRGFCKMVGGLEKQAPNAKLPSDKPFFALGEFGFAMFTPDECPLCKSGSKAIKPGSRGN from the coding sequence ATGAACTTAGAGAGTGTTTATAAAGAGGCTGGAGCGTATTTAGAAGGGCATTTTTTGCTAAGTAGTGGCAATCACTCGCAGTTTTATTTACAAAGTGCAAAAGTGCTTGAAAATCCAGCCTTGGCTGGCAAACTAGCTAATGAGCTTTTTAGCGTGATAAAAAATGCTGGGATTAGCTTTGAGAGTGTGTGTTCGCCTGCGCTTGGTGGAATTCTAGCTGGATATGAGCTGGCTCGTGCTGGTAACAAGCGCTTTATTTTTACAGAGCGAGTAGATGGGCAAATGACTCTGCGCCGTGGCTTTGAGGTAAAAAAAGGCGAGAAATTCATTATCTGCGAAGATGTGATAACAACTGGTGGCTCAGCAGTGGAGAGCGCAAAAATCATTGAAAGCCTTGGCGGAGAGGTAGTAGGATATGCTGCCTTAGCAAGTAGAGGTTTTTGTAAAATGGTGGGTGGCTTAGAAAAGCAAGCTCCAAATGCCAAATTACCTAGCGATAAGCCATTTTTTGCCCTTGGCGAGTTTGGTTTTGCTATGTTTACGCCTGATGAGTGTCCGCTGTGTAAAAGTGGGTCTAAGGCTATAAAACCAGGAAGCCGTGGCAACTAA
- a CDS encoding RDD family protein, producing the protein MNKTKSTQNSPKSSQKAKPAPLILRFKAFIIDMFLIAAPLLYFTAYIVLNGKDDFQQNQLAIFVLWAVFGLIQSLFFAKTAASPGYKAQGIYAVDSSGKKAAFHQYLLRYICFVMLFVVGGTIIAFFRKDKRALHDIISRTIVVIKTEQKS; encoded by the coding sequence ATGAACAAAACTAAAAGCACACAAAACAGCCCAAAATCAAGTCAAAAAGCAAAACCAGCCCCACTTATTTTGCGCTTTAAAGCTTTTATTATTGATATGTTTTTAATAGCTGCGCCGCTACTTTATTTTACTGCTTATATCGTGCTAAATGGCAAAGATGATTTTCAGCAAAATCAGCTTGCGATTTTTGTACTTTGGGCTGTTTTTGGGCTGATTCAATCGCTGTTTTTTGCCAAAACTGCCGCAAGTCCTGGATACAAAGCCCAAGGCATTTACGCAGTTGATAGTAGCGGCAAAAAGGCAGCCTTTCATCAGTATTTGCTGCGTTATATTTGTTTTGTGATGCTTTTTGTAGTTGGTGGGACGATAATAGCCTTTTTTCGCAAGGACAAAAGAGCCTTACACGACATTATTTCTCGCACAATTGTAGTGATAAAAACCGAGCAAAAAAGCTGA
- a CDS encoding phosphatidate cytidylyltransferase, whose amino-acid sequence MFASLLNRIIVAALLIIAFSVLVVLDSFWLNFAVFALLLCVAMYESLPLYGLNQKFLIIIALVFFSFSIFLNPLFAMLTMLCLVAGGVAFVKSPEPKLILPFLYPAAPVFALFALLNECGMLCLVWLVITVATSDTAAFACGKILRLKKPDILRSLSPASPNKSIQGALAGVILGSFAGALYASIFVDVSFFVALGASVLACVFGVFGDLFESYLKRLSDVKDSGKILGEHGGVLDRFDAIFFGAIAMLVVLA is encoded by the coding sequence ATGTTTGCTTCTTTACTTAATAGAATAATAGTCGCAGCCTTGCTTATAATAGCATTTAGCGTGCTTGTTGTGCTTGATAGCTTTTGGCTAAACTTCGCAGTTTTTGCCCTGCTTTTATGCGTGGCGATGTATGAGAGTTTGCCGCTTTATGGGTTAAATCAAAAGTTTTTAATCATCATCGCCCTTGTGTTTTTTAGCTTTTCAATCTTTTTAAATCCACTTTTTGCTATGCTTACTATGCTCTGCCTTGTAGCTGGCGGCGTAGCTTTTGTAAAAAGCCCTGAACCAAAGCTGATTTTGCCTTTTCTCTATCCAGCTGCGCCTGTTTTTGCGCTATTTGCGCTATTAAACGAGTGTGGCATGCTCTGCCTTGTCTGGCTTGTGATCACCGTAGCTACGAGCGATACAGCAGCCTTTGCTTGTGGCAAAATTTTGCGCCTTAAAAAGCCTGATATCTTGCGCTCACTAAGCCCAGCAAGTCCAAATAAAAGTATCCAAGGTGCCTTGGCTGGCGTTATTTTGGGTAGTTTTGCAGGCGCGCTTTATGCTAGTATTTTTGTAGATGTTAGCTTTTTTGTAGCACTTGGTGCTAGTGTGCTAGCGTGCGTGTTTGGTGTGTTTGGCGATTTGTTTGAGAGTTATTTAAAGCGTCTTAGCGATGTCAAAGACAGCGGCAAGATTTTAGGCGAGCATGGTGGCGTGCTTGACCGCTTTGATGCGATTTTCTTTGGCGCGATTGCTATGTTGGTGGTGCTTGCTTGA
- a CDS encoding 1-deoxy-D-xylulose-5-phosphate reductoisomerase yields the protein MIVLGSTGSIGKNALNLAGEYGLSVTALACASNYKLLNAQIKDFAPKLVFIKDKKLAKFVNHSRVFCGDIREFLRACASECDSSKTTLINALVGFGGLVPSKLAGELGFNLALANKESLVAGGAFLDTAKITPIDSEHFGLKFLLSSKLAEPKRLIITASGGAVVDIKSPKKIASLSRKKALKHPNWNMGAKITIDSASMANKLFEVLEAYHLYGIKNIDALIERTSKVHAIVSFDDGSSTAHISLPDMRLAIAHALSLAGNSRIPSQTKQVLPDFDFLGAKFTFEKISLKKYPIFSLKNEVLKKPKSGVIINAANDVMVARFLAGKCAFGDIAKNILKIYEKYNNIDISSFEDVLEADLMIRKVLK from the coding sequence TTGATAGTCTTAGGAAGCACCGGCAGCATCGGCAAAAACGCCCTTAACCTAGCCGGGGAGTATGGACTTAGCGTAACAGCCCTAGCCTGCGCATCAAACTACAAGCTTTTAAATGCGCAGATTAAAGACTTTGCACCAAAGCTAGTTTTTATAAAAGATAAAAAATTAGCAAAATTTGTAAATCACAGCCGTGTATTTTGTGGCGATATAAGAGAATTTCTAAGGGCTTGTGCTAGCGAGTGCGATTCTAGTAAAACCACGCTAATAAACGCACTTGTGGGCTTTGGGGGGCTTGTGCCTAGCAAGCTAGCGGGGGAGTTAGGATTTAATCTAGCCTTAGCAAATAAAGAAAGTTTAGTAGCTGGTGGGGCTTTTTTAGACACTGCTAAAATCACGCCAATTGACAGCGAGCATTTTGGCTTAAAGTTTTTGCTTTCCAGTAAGCTAGCAGAGCCAAAAAGGCTTATTATTACAGCATCAGGCGGGGCAGTAGTGGATATAAAAAGCCCCAAAAAAATAGCTAGTCTTAGCCGCAAAAAAGCCCTAAAACATCCTAACTGGAATATGGGCGCAAAAATCACAATTGATAGCGCTAGCATGGCAAATAAGCTTTTTGAGGTGCTTGAGGCTTATCATCTTTATGGTATAAAAAACATAGATGCGCTTATTGAGCGAACTAGCAAGGTTCATGCAATAGTTAGCTTTGATGATGGCTCTAGCACGGCGCATATTAGCTTGCCTGACATGCGCTTAGCTATTGCGCATGCGCTTAGTTTGGCTGGGAATTCTAGAATTCCTAGTCAAACTAAGCAAGTTTTGCCTGATTTTGATTTTTTGGGGGCAAAATTTACTTTTGAGAAAATATCTTTAAAAAAATATCCTATATTTAGCCTAAAAAATGAAGTGCTAAAAAAGCCAAAATCAGGCGTGATAATAAACGCTGCAAATGATGTAATGGTAGCTAGATTTTTAGCAGGCAAATGCGCCTTTGGTGATATTGCTAAAAACATTTTAAAAATATATGAAAAATATAATAATATAGATATTTCATCATTTGAAGATGTTTTAGAGGCTGATTTGATGATAAGGAAAGTTTTAAAATGA
- a CDS encoding M14 family metallopeptidase: MIKNIFLALFAFSLVLAEPSFSLIKKGEENKEAVLVIGGIQGDEPGGFFSANLLATEYNVTKGALWVVPNLNFPSIVKNNRGAAGDMNRKFAKISPEDPDYKAVNFIKDIITHKEVAFVVHLHDGSGFYRPEFIDAKHSPARWGNCAIIDQSELKGVKYGELEINANRIVKTINEKIKDKEHIYHLKNTHTAQKGSKDAEQLNSLTYFAITKNKPAYANEASKELDVYTRIYYHLIALEEYMRIAGVEFERSFELSLKGIKEVMKKEIRLSLFDDRFLLALKDPRASINYIPTPINQQFSSNYQSQNPLVAIVDETRKGKKGKETNIYYGNRLLTSIRPQYFEFGHSLPAASVKVDGRDEIVTFGSKIHVDDNIIINSQKNVRVNVIGYENPSKKETDVKITKKDIQRNYSIDKAGKIFRVEFYEQESGKKDKFLGMFLVEFARLEALSIKQG; this comes from the coding sequence ATGATAAAAAATATATTTTTAGCTCTTTTTGCTTTTAGCTTAGTTTTGGCTGAACCTAGCTTTTCGCTTATTAAAAAAGGCGAGGAAAATAAAGAAGCCGTGCTAGTAATAGGAGGCATACAAGGCGACGAGCCAGGCGGGTTTTTTAGCGCAAATCTGCTAGCAACTGAGTATAATGTAACAAAAGGCGCACTTTGGGTCGTGCCAAATCTAAACTTTCCAAGCATAGTAAAAAATAATCGTGGCGCAGCTGGAGATATGAATAGAAAGTTTGCTAAAATCAGTCCAGAAGACCCTGATTATAAAGCAGTAAATTTCATCAAAGATATCATTACGCACAAAGAAGTAGCTTTTGTCGTGCATTTACACGATGGTAGCGGCTTTTATAGACCAGAGTTTATAGATGCTAAACACAGCCCTGCTAGGTGGGGAAACTGCGCTATAATAGACCAAAGCGAGCTAAAAGGCGTTAAATACGGCGAGCTTGAAATAAACGCAAACCGCATAGTAAAAACAATAAATGAAAAAATCAAAGACAAAGAACATATCTATCATCTAAAAAACACACACACCGCCCAAAAAGGTAGCAAAGATGCCGAGCAGCTAAACTCTCTAACCTACTTTGCTATCACAAAAAACAAGCCAGCTTATGCAAATGAAGCTAGCAAAGAACTAGATGTCTACACTCGCATCTACTATCATCTTATCGCCCTTGAAGAGTACATGCGTATAGCTGGAGTGGAGTTTGAGCGTTCTTTTGAACTAAGCTTAAAAGGTATAAAAGAAGTAATGAAAAAAGAGATTAGGCTAAGCCTTTTTGATGATAGGTTCTTGCTTGCCCTAAAAGATCCAAGAGCTAGTATAAACTACATTCCAACGCCGATAAATCAGCAGTTTTCAAGTAATTATCAAAGCCAAAATCCGCTTGTTGCTATCGTAGATGAAACACGCAAAGGCAAAAAGGGCAAAGAGACAAATATTTATTATGGAAATAGACTGCTTACAAGCATTAGGCCACAGTATTTTGAGTTTGGTCATAGTTTGCCTGCTGCTAGTGTTAAAGTAGATGGACGAGATGAGATTGTTACCTTTGGTAGCAAAATCCACGTAGATGATAATATAATCATAAACTCACAAAAAAATGTGCGTGTAAATGTAATAGGCTATGAAAATCCTAGCAAAAAAGAAACTGATGTAAAAATCACCAAAAAAGATATACAAAGAAATTACAGCATTGATAAGGCTGGTAAGATTTTTAGAGTAGAGTTTTATGAGCAAGAAAGCGGCAAAAAAGACAAGTTTTTAGGTATGTTTTTGGTAGAATTTGCTAGGCTTGAGGCACTAAGTATCAAGCAAGGCTAA
- a CDS encoding carbonic anhydrase produces MSIIEGAIRFMHTGFNEHKELFNKLKQAQNPHTLFIGCSDSRVVPTLITQTLPGELFVVRNVANIVPKYRLKDEFLATTSAIAYAIIALNVENIVVCGHSNCGGCEAIWHPKKLENMPSVANWLRQLDDVKHEIQNSDAPLEERAWLTERLCILQSLENLRTFPQVKEREEKGELKLFGWHYIIETGEVFSYKNGEFILLNKEQK; encoded by the coding sequence ATGTCTATAATTGAAGGCGCAATTCGCTTTATGCACACAGGCTTTAACGAGCACAAAGAGCTTTTTAACAAGCTAAAACAAGCTCAAAATCCACACACGCTATTTATTGGCTGTTCTGATTCTCGTGTGGTGCCAACTCTTATCACCCAGACCCTGCCAGGAGAGCTTTTTGTCGTACGAAATGTAGCAAATATAGTGCCAAAATACCGTTTAAAAGATGAGTTTTTGGCTACAACTAGTGCTATTGCTTATGCGATAATTGCTTTAAATGTAGAAAATATCGTGGTTTGTGGGCATAGCAATTGTGGTGGTTGTGAGGCTATCTGGCATCCAAAAAAGCTAGAAAATATGCCAAGCGTAGCAAACTGGCTGCGCCAGCTAGATGATGTAAAGCACGAAATACAAAACTCTGATGCTCCGCTTGAAGAGCGTGCGTGGCTTACTGAGAGGCTTTGTATTTTACAAAGTTTAGAAAATCTGCGCACCTTTCCGCAGGTAAAAGAGCGTGAAGAAAAGGGCGAGCTAAAGCTCTTTGGCTGGCATTATATAATAGAAACTGGCGAGGTTTTTAGCTACAAAAATGGCGAGTTTATACTACTAAATAAGGAGCAAAAATGA
- a CDS encoding highly acidic protein: MRNYDDFDEDIEGQEDSRYNEDYEDEDDGFDDDFSSGKSYNYDDDDYEYDDGSDEEDEY, translated from the coding sequence ATGAGAAATTATGATGATTTTGATGAGGATATAGAGGGACAAGAAGACAGCCGTTATAACGAGGATTACGAGGACGAAGATGACGGCTTTGACGATGATTTTAGCAGTGGCAAAAGCTATAATTACGACGATGATGACTACGAGTATGATGATGGCAGCGACGAAGAAGATGAGTACTAA
- a CDS encoding nitroreductase family protein: MDIFEAINSRRSVRKYKNTEISKADLEQILNAACMAPSSKNTQPWYFVAVRDESEKSYILGIMQQVAAQMKAPLEEYFKEHPDVAAQTLSFIKSLGAASVYVLVFSQKPYDESSESALTQSIAAAVQNLCLAASGLGLGTCWMRAPINVGFAQTFKDRYAKDKGQMLAMLTLGVPDESPKALKRKDDRYKII; the protein is encoded by the coding sequence ATGGATATTTTTGAAGCTATAAACTCTCGTCGCTCGGTTAGAAAATATAAAAATACTGAAATTTCTAAGGCTGATTTAGAGCAAATCCTAAATGCTGCTTGTATGGCACCAAGTTCAAAAAACACGCAGCCGTGGTATTTTGTAGCGGTGCGTGATGAGAGCGAGAAAAGCTATATTCTGGGCATTATGCAGCAAGTCGCAGCACAGATGAAAGCACCGCTTGAAGAGTATTTTAAGGAGCATCCTGATGTAGCAGCGCAGACTTTAAGCTTTATAAAAAGTCTTGGCGCAGCTAGCGTTTATGTGCTGGTTTTTTCTCAAAAGCCCTATGATGAGAGTAGCGAAAGTGCCCTTACACAAAGCATCGCAGCAGCTGTGCAAAATTTGTGCCTAGCTGCTAGCGGGCTTGGGCTTGGGACTTGCTGGATGAGAGCGCCTATAAATGTGGGCTTTGCGCAGACTTTTAAAGACCGCTACGCAAAAGATAAAGGTCAAATGCTAGCTATGCTAACCCTTGGCGTCCCTGATGAATCCCCAAAGGCCCTAAAGCGCAAAGATGATAGATATAAAATAATCTAG
- a CDS encoding LptF/LptG family permease has translation MKVFIKYISFIYLKYFFIVFLALELFFVAIDVLNNLALLPKSANLAVLFVVFSAASAVPFLLPLSLVFALIISLILLLRSGELVAFYALGVSKNALIKPVFIISCVITGLFVLLQCTPAAYAKDVKNSILELNSKNFFSFNSAFIKNKNNFIYFATIDEMNKTAPFAYIFEIEDAKLVKKVLAMDVSFSKDKWIAKTAYTQILPTDLALGKTALSYEANMNYEVLEGFEPRLLSNLNRSATSYSIIHAIATIYQTIGDDINIALIKTSLYLSLFFPFFAPFGLLALYYYAPAIPRYSNLALLGFGFVISTLCVWGLLYALSRLSSSGTLNAELAIIAPIVVLGSFAYIKFRQAR, from the coding sequence ATGAAAGTTTTTATAAAGTATATTAGTTTTATTTATTTAAAGTATTTTTTTATCGTTTTTTTAGCCTTAGAGCTGTTTTTTGTAGCTATTGATGTGCTAAATAATCTTGCGCTACTACCAAAAAGCGCAAACTTAGCAGTGCTTTTTGTGGTGTTTTCTGCTGCTTCTGCGGTGCCTTTTTTGCTTCCGCTCTCGCTTGTTTTTGCGCTTATTATTTCGCTGATACTGCTGCTTAGAAGTGGCGAGCTAGTGGCTTTTTACGCCCTTGGGGTTAGTAAAAATGCTCTTATTAAACCTGTTTTTATTATCTCTTGTGTGATTACAGGGCTTTTTGTGCTACTTCAATGCACTCCAGCAGCCTATGCAAAGGATGTAAAAAACTCCATTTTAGAGCTTAATTCAAAAAACTTTTTTTCTTTTAACTCAGCTTTTATCAAAAACAAAAATAACTTTATATATTTTGCCACCATAGATGAAATGAACAAAACCGCACCTTTTGCCTATATTTTTGAGATTGAAGATGCTAAGCTTGTAAAAAAAGTGCTAGCTATGGATGTGAGTTTTAGCAAAGATAAATGGATAGCTAAAACTGCCTACACTCAAATTTTGCCAACAGACCTAGCGCTTGGTAAAACTGCGCTTAGCTATGAGGCAAATATGAATTACGAGGTGCTTGAGGGCTTTGAGCCTAGGCTTCTTTCAAACCTAAACCGCTCAGCTACTTCGTATTCTATCATCCACGCTATAGCTACGATATATCAAACAATAGGCGATGATATAAATATAGCACTTATTAAAACCTCGCTGTATCTTTCTCTTTTTTTCCCATTTTTTGCGCCTTTTGGCTTGCTAGCACTTTATTACTACGCCCCTGCTATACCAAGGTATAGCAATCTTGCTTTGCTAGGCTTTGGCTTTGTGATATCTACGCTGTGCGTGTGGGGTCTGCTTTATGCGCTATCTCGCCTTAGCAGCTCTGGGACTTTAAATGCTGAACTAGCAATAATTGCGCCTATTGTAGTGCTTGGCAGCTTTGCGTATATAAAATTTCGCCAAGCTCGCTAA